A genomic region of Acidobacteriota bacterium contains the following coding sequences:
- a CDS encoding phosphoribosylaminoimidazolesuccinocarboxamide synthase codes for MPSQPLLDTQLDGLSLVRRGKVRDVYAIDDALILVATDRISAFDYVLGSGIPDKGRVLNQLSAFWFARTGHIVPNHMLSIDVPAYPAAAQTYAAQLEGRSMLSRRTNPLPVECVARGYLSGSGWKDYLATGEVCGIKLPSGMRESDRLPEPLFTPATKADSGHDENISEAAAAQVVGAELLARLKKLTLALYAHGVAHAESKGIILADTKFEFGLTDSGELLLIDEMMTPDSSRYWPKDRYAPGGPQPSFDKQYVRDYLESIKWNKQPPVPSLPADVVARTRDKYMDAYRRLTGQELVTASPSAEATGDRGE; via the coding sequence GTGCCTTCACAACCTCTCTTAGATACCCAGCTTGATGGCTTGTCCCTGGTCCGCCGCGGGAAGGTGCGTGATGTCTATGCCATAGACGATGCCCTGATCCTGGTGGCGACGGACCGCATTTCGGCATTCGACTACGTGCTGGGTTCAGGCATCCCCGACAAGGGCCGCGTCCTGAACCAGCTGTCGGCGTTCTGGTTCGCCCGCACCGGCCACATCGTGCCGAACCACATGCTGTCGATCGACGTGCCGGCCTACCCCGCCGCCGCGCAGACGTACGCGGCGCAGCTCGAGGGCCGGTCGATGCTGTCCCGGCGCACCAATCCCCTGCCCGTGGAATGCGTGGCCCGCGGCTATCTCTCGGGCTCGGGCTGGAAGGACTACCTGGCGACCGGCGAAGTGTGTGGCATCAAGCTGCCGTCGGGGATGCGCGAGTCGGACCGCTTGCCCGAGCCGCTGTTCACGCCGGCGACCAAGGCCGACTCGGGCCACGACGAGAACATCAGCGAAGCGGCCGCCGCGCAGGTGGTCGGCGCGGAGCTGCTGGCGCGGCTCAAGAAACTGACGCTCGCGCTCTACGCCCACGGCGTGGCGCACGCCGAATCCAAGGGCATCATCCTGGCCGACACCAAGTTCGAGTTCGGCCTGACCGACAGCGGCGAGCTGCTGCTGATCGACGAAATGATGACGCCCGATTCGTCGCGCTACTGGCCCAAGGACCGGTATGCGCCCGGCGGTCCCCAGCCGAGCTTCGACAAGCAATACGTCCGCGACTACCTCGAGTCGATCAAGTGGAACAAGCAGCCGCCGGTCCCGTCCCTGCCGGCGGACGTGGTCGCGCGCACCCGCGACAAGTACATGGACGCCTATCGCCGGCTGACGGGCCAGGAGTTGGTGACCGCCTCCCCCTCCGCCGAGGCTACGGGGGACAGGGGTGAATAA
- a CDS encoding helix-turn-helix domain-containing protein, with protein MNKLLDQLVAEMVTRGVHYADAQREFEKRFIGCVIDKHDGNLCKAADTLGVHRNTLTRKVKDLKIRVRSL; from the coding sequence GTGAATAAGCTCCTGGACCAGTTGGTTGCCGAGATGGTGACACGGGGCGTGCACTACGCCGACGCGCAGCGCGAGTTCGAGAAGCGCTTCATCGGCTGCGTCATCGACAAACACGACGGCAACCTGTGCAAAGCCGCCGACACGCTGGGCGTGCACCGCAACACCCTCACGCGCAAGGTGAAAGACCTGAAGATTCGCGTCCGGTCCCTGTAG
- the groES gene encoding co-chaperone GroES: MALRPLHDRILVQRTEEEEQKVGGIIIPDSAKEKPQQGKVTAVGAGKADKDGKRIALDVKEGDTILFGKYSGQEVRVDGEDYLIMREDEVLAVIEGGKKK, translated from the coding sequence ATGGCTTTAAGACCGCTCCACGACCGCATCCTCGTGCAGCGCACTGAGGAAGAAGAACAGAAGGTTGGCGGCATCATCATCCCGGACTCGGCCAAGGAAAAGCCGCAGCAGGGCAAGGTGACGGCTGTCGGCGCTGGTAAGGCTGACAAGGACGGCAAGCGCATTGCGCTCGACGTCAAGGAAGGCGACACCATCCTGTTCGGCAAGTACTCGGGGCAGGAAGTGCGTGTCGACGGCGAGGATTACCTCATCATGCGCGAGGACGAAGTCCTGGCGGTGATCGAGGGCGGGAAAAAGAAGTAA
- the groL gene encoding chaperonin GroEL (60 kDa chaperone family; promotes refolding of misfolded polypeptides especially under stressful conditions; forms two stacked rings of heptamers to form a barrel-shaped 14mer; ends can be capped by GroES; misfolded proteins enter the barrel where they are refolded when GroES binds), translating to MAKQIIYGEQSRQAILRGVNQLADAVKVTLGPKGRNVVLDKKFGSPTITKDGVTVAKEIELRDPLENMGAQMVREVASKTSDTAGDGTTTATVLAQAIYREGAKNVVAGANPMELKRGIEKAVEVMTAEIKKMSKPVKGNMIAQVGMISANGDETIGKIIAEAMEKVGKDGVITVEEAKTLETTLDVVEGMQFDRGYLSPYFVTDPERMEVVLENPVILIHEKKISSMKDLLPVLEQVARLGRPLLIIAEDIEGEALATLVVNKLRGTLQAAAVKAPGFGDRRKAMLEDIAILTGGKALTEDLGVKLENIKLEDLGKAKKVTIDKDNTTIVEGAGEGKAIEGRVKQLRVQVEETSSDYDREKLQERLAKLVGGVAVIKVGAATETEMKEKKARVEDAMHATKAAVEEGIVPGGGVALLRASKALDTLKLEGDQKIGVQIIRRAIEEPCRWIATNAGLEGSIIVAQVKDGKGDEGFNAATEVFEDLVKAGVIDPAKVVRNALQNASSIASLLLTTEALICDIPEEKKEAPGGGGMPGGGMGGMY from the coding sequence ATGGCTAAGCAGATTATTTACGGCGAACAGTCCCGCCAGGCGATCCTCCGCGGCGTGAACCAGCTGGCCGACGCGGTCAAGGTGACCCTCGGCCCCAAGGGCCGCAACGTCGTCCTCGACAAGAAGTTCGGCTCCCCCACCATCACCAAGGACGGCGTGACGGTGGCGAAGGAAATCGAGCTGCGCGACCCGCTCGAGAACATGGGCGCCCAGATGGTGCGCGAAGTGGCGAGCAAGACGTCCGACACGGCCGGCGACGGCACGACGACGGCGACGGTGCTGGCCCAGGCGATCTACCGTGAAGGCGCCAAGAACGTCGTAGCCGGCGCCAACCCGATGGAACTGAAGCGCGGCATCGAGAAGGCGGTCGAAGTCATGACCGCCGAGATCAAGAAGATGTCCAAGCCGGTCAAGGGCAACATGATTGCCCAGGTCGGCATGATCTCCGCCAACGGCGACGAGACCATCGGCAAGATCATCGCGGAAGCGATGGAAAAGGTCGGCAAGGACGGCGTCATCACCGTTGAAGAGGCCAAGACCCTCGAGACGACGCTGGACGTGGTCGAAGGCATGCAGTTCGATCGCGGCTACCTGTCGCCCTACTTCGTGACCGACCCCGAACGCATGGAAGTGGTGCTCGAGAACCCCGTCATCCTGATCCACGAAAAGAAGATCAGCTCGATGAAGGACCTGCTCCCCGTGCTCGAGCAGGTGGCCCGTCTCGGCCGTCCGCTGCTGATCATCGCCGAAGACATCGAAGGCGAAGCGCTGGCGACCCTGGTCGTCAACAAGCTGCGTGGCACGCTGCAGGCCGCGGCCGTCAAGGCCCCGGGCTTCGGTGACCGCCGCAAGGCGATGCTCGAAGACATCGCGATCCTCACCGGCGGCAAGGCCCTGACCGAGGACCTCGGCGTCAAGCTCGAGAACATCAAGCTCGAGGACCTCGGCAAGGCCAAGAAGGTCACCATCGACAAGGACAACACGACCATCGTGGAAGGCGCCGGCGAAGGCAAGGCCATCGAAGGCCGCGTCAAGCAGCTGCGCGTCCAGGTCGAAGAGACCTCGTCCGACTACGACCGCGAGAAGCTCCAGGAACGCCTGGCGAAGCTCGTCGGCGGCGTCGCCGTCATCAAGGTCGGTGCGGCCACCGAAACCGAGATGAAGGAAAAGAAGGCTCGCGTCGAAGACGCGATGCACGCCACCAAGGCGGCCGTCGAAGAGGGCATCGTGCCCGGCGGCGGCGTGGCGCTGCTGCGCGCCAGCAAGGCGCTCGACACCCTCAAGCTCGAGGGTGACCAGAAGATCGGCGTGCAGATTATTCGCCGCGCGATCGAAGAGCCCTGCCGCTGGATCGCCACCAACGCAGGCCTCGAAGGCTCGATCATCGTGGCCCAGGTCAAGGACGGCAAGGGCGACGAAGGCTTCAATGCCGCCACCGAAGTGTTCGAGGACCTGGTCAAGGCCGGCGTCATCGACCCCGCCAAGGTGGTCCGCAACGCGCTGCAGAACGCCTCGTCCATTGCTTCACTGCTCCTCACCACGGAAGCGCTGATTTGCGACATTCCGGAAGAGAAGAAGGAAGCCCCGGGCGGCGGCGGAATGCCCGGCGGCGGTATGGGCGGGATGTACTAA
- a CDS encoding peptide chain release factor 3 — translation MTTAASIDSTLKAEVARRRTFAIISHPDAGKTTLTEKLLLYAGAIELAGAVRGRKSERAVVSDWMDIERERGISVTSAAVEFDIGEHHLTLLDTPGHKDFSEDTYRTLFAVDGVVMVIDAAKGIEAQTRKLFEVCKLRKLPVLTFINKLDQPSRDPFDLLDEIERVLGIHAVPMNWPIGSGDRFRGVFDLENSIVHFYERKGRAQEAPVQVSNAHDPRLAELLGQEPWQHLIDETSLVTGAGTSFDHQAYLDFKHTPVFFGSALSNFGLEPFLKALTELAPPPRPRMSDQGMIAPESPNFSGFVFKIQANMNRRHRDRVAFLRVCSGVFEKDMVITNARQGTEIRASRPYRFFGGNRETIERAYPGDVVGLVNPGQFGIGDTLYHGFALKYPAIPRFPAEHFGIARLRDVRFKQFDDGIRQLEEEGLMQVLYPTVGRREPILGTVGPLQLEVLKARLENEYNVMCDVDSLPYKAARWVVGPADKVAAMSASTAGTRSATDREGRPMILFESEWALEYCERNNPGVQLLAVMP, via the coding sequence TTGACCACTGCTGCCTCCATTGATTCCACGCTGAAAGCCGAAGTCGCGCGACGCCGCACGTTCGCCATCATTTCCCACCCGGACGCGGGCAAGACCACGCTCACCGAGAAGCTGCTGCTGTACGCCGGCGCCATCGAGCTGGCCGGCGCGGTGCGCGGCCGCAAATCCGAACGCGCGGTCGTCTCCGACTGGATGGACATCGAGCGCGAGCGCGGCATTTCGGTGACGTCGGCAGCCGTCGAGTTCGACATCGGCGAGCACCACCTGACGCTGCTCGACACCCCGGGCCACAAGGACTTCAGCGAAGACACCTACCGGACGCTGTTTGCCGTGGACGGGGTCGTGATGGTGATCGACGCCGCCAAGGGCATCGAAGCGCAAACGCGCAAGCTGTTCGAGGTGTGCAAGCTGCGCAAGCTGCCGGTGCTGACCTTCATCAACAAGCTGGATCAGCCGAGCCGCGACCCGTTCGACCTGCTCGACGAGATCGAGCGCGTGCTGGGCATTCACGCGGTGCCCATGAACTGGCCGATCGGCAGCGGCGATCGCTTCCGCGGCGTGTTCGACCTCGAGAACTCGATCGTGCACTTCTACGAGCGGAAGGGCCGCGCCCAAGAGGCGCCGGTGCAGGTGTCGAACGCGCACGACCCGCGGCTCGCCGAGCTGCTGGGGCAGGAGCCGTGGCAGCACTTGATCGACGAGACGTCACTCGTCACCGGCGCGGGCACCTCGTTCGATCACCAGGCCTATCTCGACTTCAAGCACACGCCGGTGTTCTTCGGCAGCGCGTTGTCGAACTTCGGTCTCGAGCCGTTTCTGAAAGCGTTGACCGAGCTGGCGCCGCCGCCGCGTCCCCGCATGAGCGACCAGGGAATGATCGCGCCCGAGTCGCCGAACTTCAGCGGGTTTGTCTTCAAGATTCAGGCGAACATGAACCGCCGCCATCGCGACCGCGTGGCGTTTCTGCGCGTGTGCTCCGGCGTCTTCGAGAAGGACATGGTGATCACCAACGCGCGGCAGGGCACGGAGATCCGCGCGTCGCGGCCCTATCGCTTCTTCGGCGGCAATCGCGAAACCATCGAGCGGGCGTACCCGGGAGACGTGGTCGGCCTGGTGAATCCGGGCCAGTTCGGCATCGGCGACACGCTGTACCACGGCTTCGCGCTGAAGTACCCGGCCATCCCGCGCTTCCCGGCCGAGCATTTCGGCATCGCCCGTCTGCGCGACGTCCGCTTCAAGCAGTTTGACGATGGCATTCGGCAGTTGGAGGAGGAGGGCCTGATGCAGGTCCTCTATCCCACCGTGGGGCGGCGCGAGCCGATCCTGGGCACGGTCGGTCCGCTTCAGCTCGAAGTGTTGAAGGCGCGCCTCGAGAACGAATACAACGTGATGTGCGACGTGGACTCTCTGCCGTACAAGGCTGCGCGCTGGGTGGTGGGGCCGGCCGACAAGGTAGCCGCGATGTCGGCGTCAACGGCGGGCACGCGCAGCGCCACCGATCGCGAGGGCCGCCCGATGATCCTGTTCGAGTCAGAATGGGCGCTCGAGTATTGCGAACGCAACAACCCTGGCGTTCAGCTACTGGCGGTCATGCCCTGA
- a CDS encoding alpha/beta fold hydrolase codes for MMRVLLLLALAAVAAPMNAVAQVVQATYPAPVEGDYVARGYVFTSGDRIPEVKIHYRTVGAPRKDADGVVRNAVLILHGTGGTGAGFLSQTYGGRLFGKGQPLDAEKYFIILPDNVGHGRSSKPSDGLRMKFPRYGYADMVKLQHLLVTEGLGLTNLKLVMGTSMGAMHAWNWGYMYPGFAAGLVPLASNPVEIGGRNRVWRKMLIDAIVTDPTWQDGNYTEQPRGLSSAIGFLLMATSVPLQWQKQFPTREATDQWLAGQIASRSKATDANDMLYYYRAIEDYNPAPHLSKITAPLLAINSADDFVNPPELPMMQELIKQVKNGRFILLPITDETRGHGTHSIPAIWGGELVKFIAEIH; via the coding sequence ATGATGCGCGTGCTACTCCTGCTGGCCTTGGCCGCCGTCGCGGCCCCGATGAACGCTGTCGCGCAGGTGGTCCAGGCCACCTATCCGGCTCCAGTTGAAGGCGATTACGTCGCGCGCGGCTACGTCTTCACGAGCGGCGATCGCATCCCTGAAGTCAAGATTCACTACCGCACCGTCGGCGCTCCGCGCAAGGATGCCGACGGCGTGGTGCGCAACGCCGTGTTGATCCTGCACGGCACGGGTGGCACGGGCGCCGGCTTTCTGAGCCAGACATACGGCGGGCGCTTGTTCGGCAAGGGGCAGCCGCTCGACGCCGAGAAGTACTTCATCATCCTGCCCGACAACGTCGGCCACGGCCGGTCGAGCAAGCCTAGCGATGGGCTTCGGATGAAGTTCCCGCGTTACGGCTACGCCGACATGGTGAAACTACAGCACCTGCTGGTCACCGAGGGGCTGGGACTCACGAACCTGAAGCTGGTGATGGGCACGTCGATGGGCGCGATGCACGCGTGGAACTGGGGCTACATGTATCCCGGCTTCGCGGCGGGCCTGGTGCCGCTCGCCAGCAACCCGGTGGAGATTGGCGGCCGCAACCGCGTGTGGCGCAAGATGCTGATCGACGCGATTGTGACGGATCCGACGTGGCAGGACGGCAACTACACGGAGCAGCCGCGAGGCTTGTCGAGCGCGATCGGGTTCCTGCTGATGGCGACCAGCGTGCCGCTGCAGTGGCAGAAGCAGTTCCCGACCCGTGAGGCGACCGACCAGTGGCTGGCCGGCCAGATTGCCAGCCGCTCGAAGGCGACCGACGCCAACGACATGCTGTACTACTACCGCGCCATCGAAGACTACAACCCGGCGCCGCACCTGTCGAAAATCACGGCGCCGCTTCTGGCCATCAACTCGGCCGACGACTTCGTGAACCCGCCCGAGCTACCGATGATGCAGGAGCTGATCAAGCAGGTGAAGAATGGGCGGTTCATCCTGCTGCCCATCACCGACGAGACCCGCGGCCACGGCACCCATTCGATTCCGGCGATCTGGGGCGGGGAACTGGTAAAATTCATCGCAGAGATTCACTGA
- a CDS encoding energy transducer TonB: protein MAESTPKRPDATSRSAPLYVTDRPAELRFTIAERKSGFGVGASVAAHVAVGLIMLLAVRFGPQPSAAEFIPDAPVNDIVWLATPGPGGGGGGGGNKAPEPPRKAELPGKDKITVPVEKAPTPTPEPPKPEPPPAELLIPAQTMAAAEQTLPGVIQPSVPVVSESQGAGSGGGAGTGTGQGIGSGQGSGLGAGFGGGTGGGAYRPGAGITLPVVLREVKPAYTADAMRAKVQGSVWLECIVMPDGSVGEVKVTRSLDPIFGLDQEAIKAAKMWRFRPGMRQGDPVPVIITIELTFTLR, encoded by the coding sequence ATGGCCGAATCCACACCGAAGCGACCTGACGCGACTTCCCGGTCGGCGCCGCTGTACGTCACCGACCGTCCGGCGGAACTGCGTTTCACGATCGCCGAACGCAAGTCGGGCTTCGGTGTCGGCGCCTCGGTGGCCGCGCATGTGGCGGTGGGCCTGATCATGCTGCTGGCCGTGCGGTTTGGGCCCCAGCCGAGCGCAGCGGAATTCATTCCTGACGCTCCCGTCAACGACATCGTCTGGCTGGCGACGCCTGGTCCCGGTGGCGGTGGCGGTGGTGGCGGCAACAAGGCGCCTGAGCCGCCGCGCAAGGCGGAGCTGCCGGGTAAGGACAAGATCACCGTTCCGGTGGAAAAGGCGCCCACGCCAACCCCGGAGCCGCCCAAGCCCGAGCCGCCGCCGGCGGAACTGTTGATTCCCGCGCAAACAATGGCGGCGGCCGAGCAGACCCTGCCTGGCGTCATCCAGCCCAGTGTGCCCGTCGTTTCGGAGTCGCAGGGCGCCGGCTCGGGCGGCGGAGCGGGAACCGGCACAGGGCAGGGGATTGGCTCTGGCCAGGGCTCAGGCCTCGGCGCGGGGTTTGGGGGCGGCACCGGCGGCGGCGCCTACCGTCCAGGGGCGGGGATCACCTTGCCGGTCGTCCTGCGCGAAGTCAAGCCCGCCTACACCGCCGACGCGATGCGCGCCAAGGTGCAGGGCTCGGTCTGGCTCGAGTGCATCGTGATGCCCGACGGCTCGGTTGGCGAGGTCAAGGTCACCCGATCGCTCGACCCGATCTTCGGCCTCGACCAGGAAGCCATCAAGGCGGCCAAGATGTGGCGCTTCCGCCCCGGCATGCGCCAGGGAGACCCCGTGCCCGTCATCATCACGATTGAGCTGACGTTCACGCTCCGGTAG
- the tatA gene encoding twin-arginine translocase TatA/TatE family subunit, which yields MIGPLGLPEMLIILAIVILIFGANRLPELGKGIGQGIKNFKSGMKQESTDEK from the coding sequence TTGATTGGCCCACTCGGATTGCCGGAAATGCTCATCATTCTGGCGATTGTGATCCTCATTTTTGGCGCCAACCGGCTGCCGGAGCTCGGCAAGGGCATTGGCCAGGGCATCAAGAACTTCAAGAGCGGAATGAAGCAAGAGAGCACCGACGAAAAGTAG
- the selB gene encoding selenocysteine-specific translation elongation factor, translated as MTSLVVGTAGHIDHGKSTLVRALTGIDPDRLKEEKARGITIELGFAHAVIGETRVAFVDVPGHERFVRTMLAGVGGIDCVLLIVAADESVMPQTREHFDICRLLRIPRGIIVLTKGDLADADTRLLVRQDVAELVKGSFLEGAAVIEVSASTGDGLDALRVAIASQAAEVSQRPGTGATRLPIDRAFTMKGFGTVITGTLVSGRLGVDDDVVLLPSARRAKVRGIQVHGTTAIEAVAGQRTAVNLGGVEVGQIARGETLAEAGSLSVTRRIDTAIDLLASAKPLKHGARVRLHHGTAEVLGRVSIAGTAVELAPGERTFARVRLETAAALTRGDRFILRAYSPPITIGGGTVIDPAPTRPGVRSAEGAESLAALDLDPARHSADAVAAMITAAGLPGLPRDALTARAGVPPAAVASTIAALAARGIAVAGDRLVAASHLARATEALVKLVTAFHRAQPLSDGLPREEAREKVASTFARPSADESLDITVFERIVDDLKKAGTLVGADRLALATHTVAATGEDARIKGAIAAAYAAAGLKPPDAATVQAAAGAPAAMAEKITAVLIREKVLVRLDTLTFHASALQALKDEIRAMKAGSPGGPVTVDMAAFKDKYGVSRKFAIPLLEYLDRERVTRRTGDVRLVI; from the coding sequence GTGACCAGTCTCGTCGTCGGCACGGCCGGGCACATCGATCACGGCAAGAGTACGCTGGTCCGCGCGCTGACCGGGATCGACCCCGATCGTTTGAAGGAAGAGAAGGCGCGCGGCATCACCATCGAACTCGGGTTCGCCCATGCCGTGATTGGCGAGACGCGGGTGGCGTTTGTTGACGTGCCGGGCCACGAGCGCTTCGTGCGCACGATGCTGGCCGGCGTGGGCGGCATCGATTGCGTGTTGCTGATTGTGGCCGCGGACGAATCGGTGATGCCGCAGACCCGGGAACACTTCGACATCTGCCGGCTGCTGCGCATTCCGCGGGGCATCATCGTGCTGACGAAGGGGGACCTCGCCGATGCCGACACGCGGCTGCTGGTGCGCCAGGACGTGGCCGAGTTGGTGAAGGGATCGTTCCTGGAAGGGGCGGCGGTCATCGAGGTGTCGGCCAGCACCGGCGACGGGTTGGACGCGCTGCGCGTGGCGATTGCCTCGCAGGCGGCCGAGGTGAGCCAGCGCCCCGGCACGGGCGCCACGCGCCTGCCGATCGATCGCGCCTTCACCATGAAGGGCTTTGGCACTGTGATCACCGGCACGCTGGTGTCGGGACGGCTGGGCGTGGATGACGACGTGGTCCTGTTGCCGTCGGCGCGGCGGGCCAAGGTGCGCGGCATCCAGGTGCACGGCACCACGGCGATCGAGGCGGTGGCCGGGCAGCGGACCGCGGTCAACCTGGGCGGTGTGGAGGTGGGACAGATCGCGCGCGGCGAGACGCTGGCCGAGGCCGGTTCGCTGAGCGTCACCCGCCGTATCGACACCGCGATCGACCTGCTGGCTTCCGCGAAGCCCTTGAAGCATGGCGCCCGCGTGCGCCTGCATCACGGCACCGCCGAAGTGCTGGGCCGGGTCTCCATTGCCGGCACGGCCGTCGAGCTCGCGCCCGGTGAACGCACGTTCGCGCGGGTCCGGCTCGAGACGGCGGCGGCGCTGACGCGTGGCGATCGCTTTATTCTTCGCGCCTACTCGCCGCCCATCACGATTGGCGGCGGTACGGTGATCGACCCGGCCCCGACCCGGCCCGGCGTTCGTTCGGCCGAAGGAGCCGAGAGCCTAGCGGCCCTCGACCTGGACCCGGCGCGCCATTCGGCCGACGCGGTGGCGGCGATGATCACCGCGGCGGGGTTGCCCGGCTTGCCCCGCGACGCCCTGACGGCCCGAGCCGGCGTGCCGCCGGCGGCGGTCGCGAGCACCATCGCCGCGCTGGCGGCGCGGGGTATCGCAGTCGCCGGCGACCGCCTCGTAGCGGCCAGCCACCTGGCGCGGGCGACTGAGGCACTGGTGAAACTGGTGACGGCGTTTCATCGCGCCCAGCCGCTCAGTGACGGCCTGCCGCGCGAAGAGGCTCGCGAGAAGGTCGCCTCCACCTTCGCCAGGCCTTCGGCGGACGAGTCCCTGGACATCACCGTGTTCGAGCGCATCGTGGACGATCTGAAGAAGGCCGGGACGCTGGTCGGGGCCGATCGCCTGGCCCTCGCGACGCACACCGTGGCAGCGACTGGAGAGGACGCCCGCATCAAGGGGGCCATTGCCGCGGCTTACGCGGCGGCGGGATTGAAGCCGCCCGACGCCGCGACGGTGCAGGCCGCAGCCGGCGCGCCGGCGGCGATGGCCGAGAAAATCACCGCGGTTCTAATTCGCGAAAAGGTGCTGGTCCGGCTGGACACGCTGACCTTTCACGCGAGCGCGCTGCAGGCGCTCAAGGATGAGATCCGGGCGATGAAGGCGGGGAGTCCCGGCGGCCCGGTCACGGTCGATATGGCCGCCTTCAAGGACAAGTACGGGGTGTCGAGGAAGTTCGCGATCCCGTTGCTGGAGTATCTCGACCGGGAACGCGTGACAAGGCGAACGGGTGACGTCCGCCTCGTCATCTGA